The sequence TCATTCTGTTCTAATTGTGTGTTTCGGTTGTACTGTACTCAACAGAGGCCAAGACTGATGCGCGCCTTTGATTGCTCTGGTGCAGAAGACTTCCCCCCAGCTGCCTCACCCAACGCAGTCCATAACATCTCACTGATATAGAGGCTCTTAAACTTTCATATCTCATCTCAACGTTTcctgtcatatatatatatatattgtattgtgTATAACGCCTGTCTATTTAAAAGGAAGTAAGTTCTTTAACTTTTGTAACTAATGCAACTCTGTACTGTTCATTTATACGAAAGGATATTTTGTTAAAAAGttattgtgattgtgtgtatgcttgagtCTGTGCGAATTAAAGTTGATTTAACAACCTGCAAAAAATACCCACCCTTctgtataaataaacaataagcCATTGTATGGCTTCCGCTGCAGCTTATGAAAACCTGCCTGCGATTCTTCTATGCGTGTGAACTTTTGCCTTCCTCGGCTCGACGCCGCAGACTAAATTGGCTTGTCTTTTTCACCCAACCGCACTCCAACAGCCACACGCAGTTCCATTCAGCTCGCGATTAGCATATTTGTGATATTACATTTTCCATGACAAGTAACGTTTGCATTTGTTAGCTTTCTTGTTTATAACTAAATCACAAGATTGCAACTTTTTCCGACTCTCGGCCACTCCATCCAGTATCAAGGAGGAGGCTACCCTAGCGAACAGTCAAATAACAAAAATATGAGAAGTTTATGCGAACATAACGAACAAGTTGGAAAGCAACTGCAATTCGCGATTAGACCATTTTGAAAAGTGAAAAACGAGAAGACGCCAACACAGGTGGGTTAATGTTAATATACAGCTTTCAATGTACAGATTTCAACACAAGTAGGCTAATGTGAATATACAGCTTTCAGTGCACATATTTCAACAGCAGCTGTAGTCCATAAGTATCTCAGTAAATTGTATTAGACATGAACATGACACACGTCATGCAGCTTTTTTCGTTGGTTACGTTTTAGAGTAAACATTGCCGCGGTGAACCGCATTTGACTGTTCCTCTTAAACACCGGACATATTAACATGAGGAACTAGACGAAGTATCAGCTGCAGTGACACTGACACAATGATATGACTGCACTCGTAATTCTTAGCAGGCAGGAATCAGACCGACTAGATAGGTGGCCTAACGTTCCCTGTGGCTGCAGTAAACTCGTAGCCTAATTTCTAGTAGATGTCAGCGTGGATATGTAACATTTTCGAACACTTTTAAAACATCTAAGAGAACTGAGAAGACAGCTATGGACCAAGATGACAGTCTCTTTCCCCGTGTTACAAGAACTTTTTGGGCAGCGTGGGTGAGTAAGCTGTATTTTTTGTTCATTAGTATGAATACAGAGGAGGACAGTTTTTTCTTAATGTCTGAGATTGTTATCATCTGTACATTCATGTTACAGTATTTCTGCACAATAAACAAACTGCCAAGTATAGATCTGTTTAGGTTATTTTGTTCTAAGGCAAGGCTGTTATCAGTCATTAAATCATATGGTTTCTGCAGATTGACATGTTCCATTATTTATGTACAATATATTCACAAACTGCTAAGTATATGTAAGTTGTTTTGATATAAGGCAGGAGTGTCACATCATCAAATCTTTTCTTCTGCTCCTATTATTGAGgcattgtgtttctttgtttgagtttaATCAAGCTTATCTGCGTCAGTATTTTTATGAGCTCAGGTTTAAAGTGACTTCTCCGTCTCACTTctctcttcactcacaccatctCCATTACTCACACCCAGGCCTACATCACGACCTCTGTGGTCAGATTTCTGAGAACAGAAGCTGACGCAGAAAGCCCCAATAGCCTCCCTGGTCACGAAGATGATGTTGCCGTAGAGACAGTCAGCCAGAAGTGTGAGGAAGAGCATCCTGAGCGGGGAACGACAGAGACTGAGATAGCTGTGGGGTCACCCATGCTCACAGAGGTGCGCAGCCACGTACCCACAGTCAAGTGGCAGAAGCAGGAGGGTGCCACTGGTTGTCATGACGAGGAAACAAATGTTTACAGCGTGCATTACTCCAAAACTAGTGACGCAGAGAGAGGTCTGGAGGGTGAGGAACCGGAACAAGTGAGTTTTCATAAGCAAGATGATCGTAAGCAAGACATTGCTGCTGAGAGTGGGGAACACGAGAAGAAGCACATCCAGCATGCCACCGGAAGTGAGGATCGTCACAGAGAGACCCTGGACATCACCTTGAGCCCAACAGAGCATGCCACTGGAAGTGACAGCAAGCTTGGCACACTGATGGAAAAGGTGGATGAAACATTGAGAACCAAGGCCAAAGGTTTAGTGATGAGTGGCGACTCTGCGGCGGGGGATTCTAGGATTGAGGGAGGAAGTGAGCTCCGTGACTCTGAGGGAGTGCACAGTGTTGTCAGAGGCCGGGAAGActcacaggaggaggagatgatgatgatgatgatgatggagcaGAAATTAGATTCTGGGGATGATGCAGGAGCACCTCAGACCATTGGCACCCATACAGAAGAAGACGCAGTAGTGTTCAATGTCACCCTCACTGAGCTAAGCGCACCACTGTCAAACGCCAGCCCTACCCACCAGGAAGTGGCAGTGACTGATGCCACCCTTAAAGACCAAGACAAACCACTGCCCATCGCCACCTTCACAGACCACGAAgaggaaatacacacattaaGCCGTGgacaggaggaggtggcagTGACGTCATCGGTTGAATGTGTAGATGAGGTGGTAAAAACACAGGAAGTGGATGGTGAAAACTATGCAGAGGTATCTGTGGCCAACTTCACCTCTCTAGATCAAGTAGACAGCGTACACAATAGCCTGAGGGAAGATCAGGAGCTGATTTCGCCTCAATCTGTTGAACAACCAATGACTGTATGGTATTACAAAGAGGTGGAAGAAGATGCAGAGGCATCTGAAAATGAAGAGTGTGAAGGTGGGCTACAAGAGGAAGCAGAGAGATCAGGAGGCCAAAGGACTGAGGTTCCTGCTGATGATAAACATCTATGTGAAACATCAGAGGAGGCTGGGAAGGAATTAGCTGATGAAGATAATCAAAGAGATCTAGAGGAACTAGGGTTAGAAGGCCAGGTCACTGAAGATGATGACCAAAAAGCAGGGGaccaggatgaggaggagatgataGAACAGGAATTAGTTTGTGCAAATGACCAAAATAGACTTGAAGTAGAGCCACTACAAGGCCAAATCAAAGAAGAAGATGACACGGAAGAAACTATTCCTGCCAAACATATGTGTGAAGAACAGGAAGAGAACAgctctgaggaagaggaagactatggagatggagagaaggaagagagcacATGGAGAGACGACGCAGCAGTAATGCTACAGGATTCTCCACTGGCAGCAGAACCAGTCATTGTGACAGACACGACTCTAGCCATTTCAGAGATGTGTGAAGAGGACCTGCTGATGGTTGGACAGTACACACAGGAAATGAGCGCAAATGCACAGGAAACCATGGATGGCGCAAGTGAGGTTACTAATATTGCCATTGACCACAGCGTGGAGGAACAGAGACCACGGAAAGCAGAACCATTTAgcgaggaggcggaggaggaacACAAAGATGAGTTTGAAGACTTGAGACCTGCAGAGGAATCAGAAGATGAGGGGGTCTCCATTAAACCCGATGACACGGAGGTCCAGGAAGCACACGGAGGATGGGATTCCAAGTCAAACTCTGAAGAAGAAGGCGACAATGATTTCAATGAAGACTTCACATCCTCGATCACAGAGGCCAGTGATGCATTACTGTACCATGCAGAGATACCAGAGTTGGAGTCTATGGAGGCAGGGACAGAGGCCTCACTGCTGAGGGAGGATGCAGACGCAACAACCACAGAGGAAGAGTATATTGAGGCAGGGACAGACGCTTTACTCCAGATGGAGGATGCAGACACAACAACCACAGAAGAAGTTATTAGCGTAGCCAGCAAACCCGAAGACTCAGAGTTAGACATGCTAAGGGAATCACAGATGGAATCTCTGGAATCCGGAATAGCTGCAGGATCAGGTCACACTGAACATGATCACACACCTGACATCCTCCGTAATAATCGTGACGGCATCATGGCTGACCCTGGGTTTGTGAAGGAGACCTCTGGAATGGTCATGCCACGTGATGCACCTGAAGACATAACTCCAGAAAATTCAGATTCAGAAAGGGAACACAATCTTTCAGAGACGTCTGAGTCTATGCCAGAGTCTGAATCAAAACACAGACTGCAGG is a genomic window of Clupea harengus chromosome 1, Ch_v2.0.2, whole genome shotgun sequence containing:
- the si:ch211-136m16.8 gene encoding titin homolog is translated as MDQDDSLFPRVTRTFWAAWAYITTSVVRFLRTEADAESPNSLPGHEDDVAVETVSQKCEEEHPERGTTETEIAVGSPMLTEVRSHVPTVKWQKQEGATGCHDEETNVYSVHYSKTSDAERGLEGEEPEQVSFHKQDDRKQDIAAESGEHEKKHIQHATGSEDRHRETLDITLSPTEHATGSDSKLGTLMEKVDETLRTKAKGLVMSGDSAAGDSRIEGGSELRDSEGVHSVVRGREDSQEEEMMMMMMMEQKLDSGDDAGAPQTIGTHTEEDAVVFNVTLTELSAPLSNASPTHQEVAVTDATLKDQDKPLPIATFTDHEEEIHTLSRGQEEVAVTSSVECVDEVVKTQEVDGENYAEVSVANFTSLDQVDSVHNSLREDQELISPQSVEQPMTVWYYKEVEEDAEASENEECEGGLQEEAERSGGQRTEVPADDKHLCETSEEAGKELADEDNQRDLEELGLEGQVTEDDDQKAGDQDEEEMIEQELVCANDQNRLEVEPLQGQIKEEDDTEETIPAKHMCEEQEENSSEEEEDYGDGEKEESTWRDDAAVMLQDSPLAAEPVIVTDTTLAISEMCEEDLLMVGQYTQEMSANAQETMDGASEVTNIAIDHSVEEQRPRKAEPFSEEAEEEHKDEFEDLRPAEESEDEGVSIKPDDTEVQEAHGGWDSKSNSEEEGDNDFNEDFTSSITEASDALLYHAEIPELESMEAGTEASLLREDADATTTEEEYIEAGTDALLQMEDADTTTTEEVISVASKPEDSELDMLRESQMESLESGIAAGSGHTEHDHTPDILRNNRDGIMADPGFVKETSGMVMPRDAPEDITPENSDSEREHNLSETSESMPESESKHRLQEEAEHKMKRQLSNQSNSSDEGRELEIKGLTTTIFTDEKQRMESESKLYGDVVMGSERVDVSMDNSKLISGNMDSEAKCIEVTEEQIKEPEKDMVEASGTTAPETGMEIDPQPQPDSENTAPMSQEDVEGEDDKLLKQTEGSSALSEKTDPNKGAPQKEGNGTESTLVKGIAGMESESDFHSSETNAVSDGSLRLGQEVIKGEEATSEAPQRQADTNTLWSDQQILTPEADTNTPWSDQQILTPEADTNTLWSDQHILTPEADTNTLWSDQQILTPEADTNTPWSDQQILTPEADTNTLLSDQHILTPEADTNTLWSDQQILTPEADTNTLWSDQQILPPEADTGEPPELSECSMEQKALKESVVEPQAPQSINPESESECDEKILEGTGKTESGGLCETGSISSDEDEQHRENAAKMNLIWEPAENKSEVLEDKVENESESVMEIVTDMTGEIEFETAQEGRARMPVAEQDHMEDDIQEALPEEEDMAELNGKPDVQHMATMKAESEETTKLDGRSVLKRKFENVTTEEEALADEPDHTQPLEELSAGDFRLQVSSLDFSVQKSRIAVKNPLVRPPKDPRTLLNLPSLEPTPRAAEAPPGHPGKKVPMFGVPLGGLGVMGVKLPGLGAGFPVLRKTNQEAKEEKKSEGSPALQTSETEQRRTEDAAEEVQTQSKPKWTPPKHAVGMGNPFMMAELKGKLKKTPKE